From a region of the Mercurialis annua linkage group LG1-X, ddMerAnnu1.2, whole genome shotgun sequence genome:
- the LOC126673818 gene encoding uncharacterized protein LOC126673818, translating to MDFGAVGLEGLVGSDTTTTSSSGFGSLAATVSGSDPDTKHKWYGSGFIKQERSYSPADEDEWRSSKLSKTTSMNHSHYKNHTLLKSNTAAPFAGDNGQQQMLSFSCPKSETQNSTLPYFQLTSSAAYNRNTGHNYGNYNTANLYGVYADARGPFTPSQWMELEHQALIYKYITANVPIPSNLLIPIRKALDSAGFSSFSGGLLRPNPLSWGTFHLGFSNNTDPEPGRCRRTDGKKWRCSRDAVADQKYCERHMNRGRHRSRKPVEGQSAHSAAGAAVTTITTTTAKPMSTASSSVSLVGPHSGGIGQHQQQLKNLQPDNSSNLSATGRMFLNKKEKVGERLQDSHGLSMLSSNIDLKSKETPLSISKDSSHIAFGLVNSDSLLNPSHNGSTIINCRNFGSSHDLTDQETVSQRSVRQFMDDWPKSQSDRSAVSWPQLDVQPDRTQLSISIPAGHHTDYMSSTSSPNNEKVNLSPLRLSRDFDPIQMGLGVGSVIDGHNRRQANWIPISWENSMGGPLGEVLHNTSNSASECKSSSALNLMTEGWDSSSHVGSSPTGVLQKTTFGSLSNSSAGSSPRTENNKTSEGASMCTDLLGSSLVHSTSLPALNSTISSKEKFCSFWFGHFHFFMDFGVGGGLEGLVGSSDHETKQEWYGSGFLNKERSGTTGDDQDEWKSSKQSKTNVSTKSNGNTNLFGGNGQQQQQMLSFSCPKSESFSSVERSSQNATLPGFHITSSAYNRSSGYNYGSFNYANMHGFFTEARGPFSPSQWMELEHQALIYKYITANVPVPSNLLIPIKKAFDSLGFSNFSGGLLRANTLPWGAFHLGFSSNTDPEPGRCRRTDGKKWRCSRDAVADQKYCERHMNRGRHRSRKHVEGQSGHSAAAATTITNAKSTPNAALSSASASVPGLKGSGASNNVTIAQNQQQQLKNLQPDGLFNLSAATPLNRMFFSKDSLGERLQDSSSEFILSSDTDLKSKENPIFSPKQNSSYQESSQIEFGHVNSDSLVNPSHNSSSSVSCRDFSTARDGTEQETVPQYSSREFMEGWPKSQSDKFGVSWPQLGVQSDRTQLSISIPIASAEFKFPTYSLNKDKSAVSAPRFLRDNDGIQVPWETSMGGPLGEVLHNGSNSPRLGLSPTGVLQKTTFGSLSNSSAGSSPRAENNRTTEGASLRHDILGSSLMHSSLPAL from the exons ATGGATTTTGGTGCTGTTGGTTTGGAGGGGTTGGTGGGTTCGGACACAACCACAACTAGTAGCAGTGGTTTTGGTTCTCTTGCTGCTACAGTTTCGGGTTCGGATCCTGACACGAAACACAAGTGGTACGGATCTGGGTTTATCAAGCAAGAAAGATCTTATTCTCCTGCTGATGAAGATGAATGGAGAAGCTCTAAACTGTCCAAAACTACGTCAATGAATCATTCACATTATAAGAATCATACTTTACTCAAATCTAATACTGCAGCTCCGTTCGCCGGTGATAATGGTCAGCAGCAGATGCTGAGCTTTTCTTGTCCTAAATCAGAGACTCAAAACTCTACGTTGCCTTACTTTCAACTCACTTCTTCTGCTGCCTATAATAGAAATACAg GGCATAACTATGGCAATTACAACACTGCAAATCTGTATGGAGTTTATGCGGATGCCAGAGGACCATTTACTCCATCTCAGTGGATGGAGCTTGAACATCAGGCCTTGATCTACAAATACATAACTGCTAATGTCCCTATACCATCTAATCTGCTTATCCCCATAAGAAAAGCTCTTGATTCTGCTGGTTTCTCTAGCTTCTCAGGCGGACTTCTCAGACCCAACCCAT TGTCATGGGGTACTTTCCATCTGGGATTCTCTAACAACACCGACCCAGAGCCTGGAAGGTGTCGTAGAACAGATGGGAAGAAATGGCGGTGCTCAAGAGATGCAGTTGCTGATCAAAAGTACTGTGAGAGGCATATGAACAGAGGCCGCCATCGTTCAAGAAAGCCTGTGGAAGGTCAATCTGCCCATTCTGCTGCTGGTGCAGCTGTTACTACCATCACCACCACTACTGCAAAGCCAATGTCCACTGCCTCCTCTTCAGTTTCACTTGTGGGCCCGCATAGTGGCGGAATTGGACAGCATCAGCAGCAGCTCAAGAACTTGCAGCCTGATAACTCATCTAATCTTTCTGCGACTGGCag GATGTTTCTTAATAAAAAAGAGAAGGTGGGTGAGCGGCTGCAAGATTCACATGGGCTGTCGATGTTATCGTCTAACATTGACCTGAAATCTAAAGAAACCCCTCTCTCCATCTCAAAAGATTCATCGCATATTGCTTTCGGACTTGTCAACTCTGACTCTCTCCTGAATCCATCACATAATGGCTCTACAATAATTAATTGCAGAAACTTTGGTTCTTCTCATGATCTCACTGATCAGGAAACTGTTTCTCAACGTTCTGTTCGCCAATTCATGGATGATTGGCCGAAAAGTCAGTCTGATAGATCAGCTGTTTCTTGGCCTCAACTTGATGTGCAACCAGATAGAACCCAGTTATCGATTTCAATCCCCGCGGGCCATCATACAGATTACATGTCCTCTACTTCCTCTCCAAACAACGAAAAAGTAAATCTTTCACCGCTAAGACTATCACGTGATTTTGATCCGATACAGATGGGTCTTGGAGTTGGTAGTGTTATTGATGGTCATAATCGAAGGCAAGCGAATTGGATTCCAATCTCTTGGGAGAATTCAATGGGCGGTCCTTTAGGTGAGGTTTTGCACAATACAAGTAATAGTGCTTCGGAGTGTAAAAGTTCATCAGCACTGAACCTGATGACAGAAGGTTGGGACAGTAGTTCTCATGTAGGTTCATCTCCCACCGGAGTGTTGCAGAAGACTACGTTTGGTTCGCTTTCGAACAGCAGTGCTGGAAGCAGCCCAAGAACTGAGAACAATAAAACCAGTGAAGGGGCTAGTATGTGTACTGATCTATTGGGTTCGAGTCTTGTGCATTCAACTTCATTGCCCGCCTT AAACTCCACTATTTCTTCGAAGGAGAAATTTTGTAGTTTTTGGTTTGgtcattttcatttctttatgGATTTTGGGGTAGGGGGTGGTTTGGAGGGATTGGTGGGTTCATCAGatcatgaaacaaaacaagaatgGTACGGATCTGGGTTTCTTAACAAAGAAAGATCTGGTACTACTGGTGATGATCAAGATGAATGGAAGAGCTCTAAACAGTCAAAGACAAACGTTTCTACCAAATCTAACGGCAATACCAATCTTTTCGGTGGTAATGGCCAGCAACAGCAACAAATGCTGAGTTTTTCTTGTCCCAAATCAGAATCCTTCTCCTCTGTTGAGAGAAGCTCTCAGAATGCTACATTGCCTGGATTTCATATCACTTCTTCTGCTTATAATCGAAGTTCAG GGTACAATTATGGAAGCTTTAATTATGCAAACATGCATGGATTTTTTACAGAGGCTAGAGGGCCATTTTCTCCATCTCAGTGGATGGAGCTTGAACACCAGGCCTTGATCTACAAGTATATAACTGCTAATGTCCCAGTACCTTCTAATCTGCTTATCCCCATTAAAAAAGCTTTTGATTCTCTTGGCTTCTCTAACTTTTCCGGTGGACTCCTCAGAGCTAATACAT TGCCATGGGGCGCTTTCCATCTGGGTTTCTCGAGCAACACCGACCCAGAGCCGGGGCGTTGCCGTAGGACAGATGGGAAGAAATGGCGGTGCTCAAGAGACGCGGTTGCTGATCAGAAGTACTGTGAGCGGCATATGAACAGAGGCCGTCATCGTTCAAGAAAGCATGTGGAAGGCCAATCTGGCCATTCTGCTGCTGCTGCTACAACTATTACCAATGCAAAGTCGACACCAAATGCTGCACTATCCTCCGCGTCAGCATCAGTGCCGGGGCTTAAGGGCAGCGGTGCATCCAACAATGTCACCATTGCCCAAAATCAGCAGCAGCAGCTTAAGAACTTGCAGCCAGATGGCTTGTTTAATCTTTCTGCAGCAACTCCCCTTAACAG AATGTTCTTTAGTAAAGACAGTTTGGGTGAAAGACTGCAAGATTCATCCAGTGAGTTCATTCTATCATCCGATACTGATTTGAAATCTAAAGAAAACCCTATTTTTTCTCCAAAACAAAATAGCTCATATCAGGAGTCTTCACAAATTGAGTTTGGACACGTCAACTCCGATTCTCTCGTTAACCCTTCACATAATAGCTCTTCATCGGTTAGTTGCAGAGACTTCAGCACTGCTCGGGATGGCACTGAACAGGAAACTGTTCCTCAATATTCCAGTCGTGAGTTCATGGAGGGTTGGCCTAAAAGCCAATCTGATAAATTCGGTGTCTCATGGCCTCAACTGGGTGTCCAGTCAGATAGAACTCAGTTATCCATTTCAATCCCCATAGCTTCTGCAGAGTTCAAGTTCCCTACCTACTCTCTAAACAAGGACAAATCTGCTGTTTCTGCTCCAAGGTTTTTGCGTGATAATGACGGGATTCAAGTCCCATGGGAAACTTCAATGGGTGGTCCTCTTGGAGAGGTTTTGCATAATGGCAGTAACAGTCCCCGGTTAGGTTTATCACCCACGGGGGTCTTACAAAAGACCACATTTGGCTCTCTTTCGAATAGCAGTGCCGGAAGTAGCCCACGAGCAGAAAATAACAGGACCACTGAAGGAGCCAGCCTCCGGCATGATATTCTGGGTTCAAGCCTGATGCATTCTTCTTTGCCTGCACTTTAA